TTCCACGCGCTGATGGAGCAGGAGGTGTTCCGCCACAGCGGCACGCTGGACAAATATCTCGGCGACGGATTGATGGCGACCTTCGGCACGCCCTTCGTTGGCAAATTTGATGCCATCAACGCGCTGCGTTGTGCGCAGGCGATGATGGCGGCCGCGGATCGCTGGAACGAGCAGCGCAAGGCGGTCGGCGAACCTCCGATCCGCGTCAGCTTTGGCCTGCATTACGGACCCGTCGTGCTCGGCGACATCGGTGTGACCTGTCTCGAATTCGCGGTGATCGGCTCGACCGTGAACGCGGCAAGCCGGCTCGAAGCCTTGACGCGCACGCTCGGCTGCGCGCTGGTGGCGAGCGACGATCTCGTCAGGCGCGCCAGGATCGAGCTCGACGAGGCAGACGCAGCGTTTCGGCCGCTGATAGAACACGCCCCGCAGACCGTCCGCGGCCTCGAGCAGCCGATCGCGATCTGGACGCAGGCGCGCGCTGCTTCAGGCACGGCTGTCGTAGCATAGCGACGCTACAGTCCACCGTCGGTGTCAACCCGATTTTCTTGCCTGGGCTCGTATGCCAGTCGGCGACTCGCCAAAGCGCGAGTGAAACGATCGATTGAAATAGGAGATATCGGAAAAGCCGACCTCCAATGCGATGTCGGAAATCAATCTCGGGCTCGCGACCGGCTCGGTAAGAAGCGAGAACGCTCGTTGCAGGCGCAACTCATTCACCTGAGCGGTAAACGATGATCCCGAGGTTTCAAGCAGCCGCTGCAGATAGCGCGGAGAGACGCCTTGGCTATGCGCAACCGCTTCCAGATTGAGTTCCGGGTCGTCGAAATGGGCAGCGATGTAGTCCAATACCGCGGCCAACCGGGTTGCCACAACCGCGCTGGCGTTGCTCTCACTCGACAGGCGATCACGGTTCAACATCATTGCCGCAAGATCATGAACGTGCGTCGCCACCAGGGAACGCAAATCGGACGTGGCCAGGCGAAGTTCGTCCCATAGCGGACGCATATAGCTTCTCATGAGCCGCAGGGTGGTCTGCTCGCGCGGGATAAGCCGCATCGTCGGCTCGTCGACATTGCTCAGGCGCGACGCAAGCTCGGCACGAGGGATCACCAGAGCGAAGTAGCTTCCTTGTGCAAAGCTCACGCTCCCTCTGCTTCTGTGATGCACCGCGACGGCGTCGCCCGCGCGGAGCGTTATCTCCCGGCCGCGCTGAGCTACGACGCAGTCCTTCGTCATGTTTATGATGACGGCAACGGATCCATCGGCATCGGCCGCGTCGCTTGTGCGGCGGAATCGAAGCGGCGACGAGGTGGAGGAGAACGTATTCAACCCCGGCAGGACGCGTAACGTCGATTTGGCGTGAAATGGAATATCCGACAGCGGCTCGATATCGACGCGAAGGATCTTGTCGCCGAATTCCTCGCGCCACATGGACAGGCGCCGTGGCTCGGGAAACTTGTCAGTCGAAAGTCGAAATGTTGCGAGCTCAGGCAAGCATTCCGACGTCTGGCGCTTTCCTGTTTCACTCATGAGCTTCGACCTCAGACGTGTCTCGACACCTCGCAAAGCAAGAGCGGATTCGAGGCGTGAGATGCTGACAAGATACCCTGTGGTCGTTCGCATCGGGTGGTACTCCACTCCGGGAGAGCTTCGAGGCATCCGCTGACTGAATAGATTCGCAGAGCCACGTGGGTCACTCCTTCGATCAACACCCAGTCGGCAAATTATTCACCCGAACCACAATCCGAGCGTGTTGACAATTCGCGTACCCCAGTTCGCCACCACCGTTCGCAATTGACCAAGAAGATCTGCCGTTCGTTTGTTAGTCTGGCAAGTTACGGTGCGCAGGAAAATAGCATACTGCAATTTGTCGAGGCGGGATGTGAGCTGGTTCACGTTTCGTACATAGTCGACGGAAGGAGATTGCCATGAAGAAGATGTTCTTAATGGCTGCGATTGGGCCGGCGATGGTAGTCGGCTTCTCTGCGAGGGCAGCAGAACTTCCAAGCTTTGAACTCACGGGCTTTCCGATCACGTGGCACCAGGTTGCGGTGATGGGCGCATCCGGGGTTCAAGAGCAGTCTCCCGCCCCCATGCTGGAGTTTGCCGGCATGCCCGCTTCTCCCCACCAGGTCGCTGTCCTGACTCCGCGCCGGAGCATGATCGCGCAGGAGAAGGCGCCGAAACTGACTACGGTCGGGTTCTCTGCGCGGTAGTAGCGCGGCCTGCGGATCAGCATCCCGCTACCAGACTCAGCTTTGCCGATGCCATTTTGACGAAAGCATGATTTCAGGAGCCGCCTCGGACCTCATTTTGTCCGGGCGGCGGCAACGAAAAGTCCGGTGCGCCTTTTCGACACACAGTGACTGGTTGTCTACGTCTCCGCAATCAACTGGACTTTGGTGCGCGGTGCCTGAAGCGCCCGCATGTGAGCACAACCCGAAACGAGGACTGCCATGCGCAAGTATGCCTGGCTCCTGAGGGTGCTGATCGCAGGCTCTCTCGCTGGAGGCAACGTCGCCAGTACTGCCGTCGGCAATCTCGGGCTTCAATTGATCGACAAGGATGCCCCGTCATCCGTCGATGTCGAGCTCGTCATTGCTGTTGATGTCTCCTATTCGATGGATGAGGACGAACTTGTCGTCCAGCGCGAAGGTTATGCGCAGGCCGTCACCTCCAAGGAATTTCTCCAGGCGCTCAAGGCCGGGCCGAGCAAGAGGTTGGCCGTGACCTATTTCGAGTGGTCGGCATCGGATGATCAGAAGATCATCGTGCCCTGGAGGCTCATCGACGGCCCGGAATCAGCAGATGCACTGGCCGCTGAGATCATGAAGACGCCGGTTCGCCGAGGCTCCCGCACGTCAATTTCCGGCGCGATCCGCTTTGCAGTACCGCTGTTCGACCAAGATCGTTATCACGGGCTGCGACGTGTGATCGATATTTCCGGCGATGGCGCGAACAACGAGGGTGCCCCCGTGACTGTGGCGCGCAATGCGGCGCTGGAGAAGGGTATCACGATCAACGGCCTGCCAATCATGATGAAGCGAACGGCCGTTTCGATGATGGACATCGATGACCTCGATTCATATTACGAGGATTGCGTGATTGGAGGCCCAGGCTCGTTCATGTTGGTGATCAGAGAGCGAGAAAAATTCAAGGAGGCAATCCGAACCAAGCTGGCAATGGAGGTCGCCGGCCTGACGCCGGCGTACCGGATCGTCTCGGTGGCCGAAAGCGAACCGAGGGTATCCTGTGGCATTGGCGAGGAAATATGGGAGAGGCGAAGCCGGTGGTGAGAATCGGCAACGGCCATTTTCTGCTGGGCAGGCCTCGGCTGCGATTTCCCCTCATGGCCGGGGACAAGCCGGTGGGGACGGGCGAGTGAAAGGCGGACCTATTGGCTCGACGCGTCCGATCGCAGGAAGGAGACTATTTTTGCCCTGTCGTCCGCAGATGCAAGTCCGCTGTATGGTTTCATGCTGTTGCCCGGTACCAGCTCATCCGGATTGGCGATAAAGCGATCGAGCTTTTCTTCGTCCCACGCGAAGTTGGCGCCCTTCATCGCGCTAGAGTAGTTATAATCCGGCAGCGAGCCGGCCTCCCTTCCGACGATCCTGTACAGATGCGGGCCCAAGCGATTGTCGCCGTCCTTCATCGTGTGGCAGGTCCGACATGCATTGTTGAACACGCGTTGTCCTGACGCGGTGTCCGAACTCTTTCGCGCCGGCTCCTGTCCATGGGAAGGCGAATGCAGCACGTACACCACCCCGCTGAGGGCCGCGAGTGCGCCCACCCAACCCATGTGCTGCACGCGCGCGTCTCGCAACTTCGGCAAGGCGAGGCGCGTCAGGAGCTGTGGTTGCTTCATTTGATCACCTCGCTGGCGCAGCGATTGTGCGACTCACGACGGCTTCGAAGTCCCGTTTCCCACCTGCATCTTGCAATTGGCAGATCAGGACTGGAATTCAAATGAAATTGTCCGCCGGCTTCCTCGGAATCTGGTCTTGGTCGGTGCGCGAATTGCCACGGCCCGTTTCGCTACCTCGTTCCGTAAGCGCGATCGCCGGCATCGCCGAGGCCGGGCAGGATGTAGCCGTGCTCGTCGAGCCCTTCATCGATCGCCGCCGTCCAGATCGGCACGTCCGGATGCAGGCCGCGAAGCCGCTCGAGGCCTTCGGGCGCAGCGATCAGGCAGGCAAGCCGGATATCCTTCGCGCCGCGCTCCTTCAGCCGGTCGACTGCGGCCACCGCCGTGTTGGCCGTCGCGAGCACCGGCGTCACCACGATCGCGAGCCGTTCGCCGAGGTCTGACGGCGACTTGAAGAAATATTCGACGGCCGCGAAGCTGTGCGGTTCGCGATAGAGTCCGATATGCGCGACGCGCGCGGTCGGGACCAGATCCATCATGCCGTCGACGAACGTCGTGCCCGCGCGCAGGACTGGAACGAACACCAGCTTCTTGCCGGCGATCTTGGCCGACTGCATGCGCGCAAGCGGCGTCTCGACGACGACCTCGGAGAGCGGGAGATCGCGCGTCACCTCGTAGCACAGGAGCATCCCGATCTCCTTGACGAGTTCGCGGAAGGATTTTGTCGAGATGGACTTGTCGCGCACCAGCGTCAGCTTGTGCTGCACCAGGGGATGATCGACGATCGTGACGCCTTCCATGACGTGATGCTCCTGAAATTATCGATGCGCAATGCGGCAGGTTCGGACCATGCGCTAGAAAACCGTGCCGTCGCTGATCACCTTGAGCGGCGGCGCGCCGTCGGGACGGCGCGCAAATGCAATGGCCCGGCCCGCGGCCCAGGTGCCGCCTTCCAGAATGCTGGCAAGAGGCAACGACCCCGGTGTGCGGCCGAGTTTTGCGCGGACCTGACCTGCGAGGCGGTCGAGCAGCGCGACTGTCAGCGCGCGCCACTCCACGACGAGCAGCGAATCCACCGCATGCGAATGCTCGGCGTCAGCGGCGTCGCGCAGGCGGAGCACCTCGTGATCGACGAACAGGCCGCCGTTGCGGTATTCGGCAAGGCCCGTGAGGCCGTCGATGTCGGTTACGTCAAAGCCGGCGCGCTGCAAAGGTTCGATCAGCGAGTAGCTCAGCCACTGCGACAGCTTGTGCAGGGGCACGAGACCTGTGGTCGTATCATCGGCCTTGATCGCGGGATGGCGCCAGCAATCGCCGAGCGCAATGCCGGCGAGCTCGAGTCGCGACGGCCAGATCGGTCCGAGCTGGCTCAGCACTTCGGCAAGAATCACGGGCGCGGGGATCGCCCCGCTCACGGCTCGTGCCGCGAGATGATCGAACAACCCACCCGGACGCGGCCGATCATGCGTACCGAAGACCTGCGGACGAGACGCCACCAGCTGTCCCAAGCGCCGCAACAAATCCGTACGTCCCTCGAGGCCGAGCAGCGGATTGTTGTCCGTGACCTGGAAACCAGACTGGAGCCGCGCGAGCGGGAGTTGCGCGATCACATCCGCATCGACGCGGAAGGGAGAGCGCGGGTCACCGGAAAATGCGCCGGCTGCGAACATGTCGAGGCTTGCCAGCGCAAGCCCCTCGGAGCGGCCGATGTCCTGCCCCGTCATGGCATCGCGGTAGCGCCAGGCAGCGCCCGCGCCCGCATCCAGCAGCACGCTGACGATGGCGAGATCGAATTCGGCGCGCGCCCGCGCGGCGCGATCCGGCCAGGACACGGTGTCCGCGAGGCGCGACCAGCGGTCGACGCCGCCGAGGACGAAGTGCCGCCACCGCGCGTGAAAGGGAATATCCAGCGCAGGATAGGACCGTCGCGTGACCGCGAGCACGGCATCCACGACAGCGTCCATGCGATCGAGATGAACCGTGAAATGCGTCAGTCCGTCGTCGAGGCCGATGTCGAGCATCTGCGCGGCGCGCGCGCGAACCGCCTCCGCCGAGAGCAGCGATCGGGCCTCTCGTTCTGTGGCCGCCGCCATCACGTAACTCAATATTTCTCCAGCGAGCGTCCGACCGTGTCGGTCAAATCCTTCGCTGTCGGAATCTCTTCGGCGTAATATCCGGCCGCCTTCTTGGCGGCGATTTCGACATGCGCATCGGCCGGAATGAGCTCCAGCGGGATCGGCACGCGCTCGATGATATCGATGCCCTGCCCCGTGAGCGCGTCATACTTCATGTCGCTCATCGACAGGAAGCGATCGATGCGCTTCAAGCCGAGCCAATGGATCGTGTCGGGCATCAGTTGCTGGAAGCGCGCGTCCTGCACGCCGGCGACGCATTCGGTCCGCTCGAAATAGGCGGCGGCTGCGTCGCCGTCCTCCTGGCGCTTGCGCGCATTGTAAACCAGGAATTTCGTGACCTCGCCGAGCGCCCGCCCCTCCTTGCGGTTGTAGACGACGAGCCCGAGCCCGCCCTCCTGCGCGCCGCGCGCGCATTCCTCGATGCCGTGAATGAGGTAGGGCCGGCAGGTGCAGATGTCGGAGCCGAACACGTCGGAGCCGTTGCATTCGTCGTGCACGCGGCAGGTGATCCTGGTGCGATGATCGGGCAGCTTGGTCACGTCGCCGAACAGATAGACCGTGGTGCCGCCGATTGGCGGCAGGAACACCTTCATGTCGGGCCGCGTCACGAGCTCGGGGAACATGCCGGCGGTCTGCTCGAACAGGGTTCGCCGCAGCTCGGTCTCGCTGGTGCCGAAACGCACGGCAACGCCCGGCAGATACCAGACCGGATCGATCGCGATCTTCACCACCGACACGCTGCCATTGGCATGCACGACCTCGCCGTCCGGCTTCAGCCGCTTGGCGGCCAGTGCCTCGCGGATCTCCGGCAGGTCCAGCCGTGCGCGCGTCACCGCGATGCTCGGCCGGATATCGGCGCCCTCGGCAATTTCTTTCCGGAAATTCTCGGCGACGAGATGCCCCCACGGATCGAGCGCGACGATCTTGGCGGGATCGCTCCATTGCGGGAACGGCCCGATGGTCGCGGCCGGAAACGTGTTGGTGAGATCGGGACGCCGGATCGGATCGAGCGCGCCGGCGGAGACCGCGAGCGCGCGATAGACGGCGTAGGAGCCGCCATGGCTGCCGATGACGTTGCGGTCCTGGGCTCGCGAGCGCGACACCGTGCCGACGATCGGCCCCCGCGCGCGCGCATCCGCTGCACCCCACTGGATCGGGAAGGCCGCCTTGCCGCCCGGCTCCGGATGGGAGGTGAGGCGGATATGTTCGGTACGGTTCGAGCGGCTCATCACCGGGCTCCCATAAAGCCAACGGCCCGCCTATCAGACGGGCCTGGACCATCCTACCGTGCGGTCATGACAAAGCCGTTCACGACCGAATTGAACAACATAAGGGCTGACAGACCTGTTCGCTAGATGTTCGTTGCGCATCCAGGACGATCGGGCCGCCCGCTCCCTTGCTTCATTCATGCCTTCGAGGGCGATTGCCCTCGCACCAAAACGAACAAGCCCGGCCGTTCGGCCGGGCTTTGGATTTGCTTGCCGCGAGCCGAAGCTGCTGCTTACGCGGCCTCGTCGGCGACTGCCGTATCGTCGCCATCGGTATCGTCGATATCGCCCTCGGTGTCCGCATCGGCCTCGCCCTCGGCGGCTTCCGCCTTGGCGTTGGTGCGGCGCGGGCTCTTGGCGAGCTGCGCCTCGATCTCCTTGACCGCTTCGGTCTCGGTCGAGTGCTGCACCACCGCAATCTCGCGGGACAGACGATCGAGCGCCGCTTCATAGAGCTGGCGTTCCGAGTAGGACTGCTCGGGCTGCGATTCGGAGCGGTAGAGGTCGCGCACGACTTCCGCGATCGCGACGATGTCGCCCGAATTGATCTTCGCTTCGTATTCCTGGGCGCGGCGCGACCACATGGTGCGCTTGACGCGGGCGCGGCCCTTGAGGGTCTCCAGCGCCCTCTTGACCAGCGCCGGCTCGGACAGCTTGCGCATGCCGACATTGGCGACCTTGGCCGTCGGAACGCGCAGCGTCATCTTGTCCTTGATGAAGTTGATGACGAACAGCTCGAGCTTGGCCCCGGCGATCTCCTGCTCCTCGATGGCCAGGATCTGGCCGACGCCGTGAGCGGGATAAACGACGAATTCATTGGCCTTGAAGCCCTGGCGCTGGGTCACGACCTTCTTTTCCTCGACCTTCGGCGCAGCGGCAGCCGGCTTCACGGCGGGCTTGGCGGCAGCGACGGGGGCCTTGACGGGAGGAGCCTTGGCGGCGACGGGCGCCTTGGGCGCGGCGGCAACAGGAGCTTTCACTGCAGGCTTGACCGCAGCCTTGGCAGCCGCGGGCTTGGAAACGGTCGCTTTCGCGGCCGGCTTGGCAGTCTTGTTAGACATTGCGCTTCTTTTCTTAGAGGACTTTGCAGCCGTGTGCTTAGTCGCGGCACGACCCTTGGATGCGGATGCGCTACGGCTGGCCGCGGCGACTTTTTTGGCATCCTTATGGGACGCCTTAGCAGAAGTACTCTTTTTACGCGTTTTCTGTGACACAGCCTGCGCGCGGAAAACTGCCACGCCCCTGTTCGACATGAGGTTTCACGGGAACCCAGAGGGGCCAACGGGGCTGACGGGGTTCGGCTTAATGTGCCCAATATAGCACATTTCCCGCAAAAATCAATGATTTAGGGGTTTTTGGGCCTGTTTCCAGCGCTGACTAAGGTATTAGGGTTAAGTTTGACCCGAGTTAGTCCCCAGAACCGGGCTTTTGAGAAAAATATTTCTCAAACTTGCCTTCCTTGCCGTCGAATTCCTTCGCGTCCTCCGGCGAATCTTTCTTCTGGGTGATGTTCGGCCAGCTCTTGGCGAATTCGGCGTTCACTTCCAGCCACTTTTCGAGGCCGGGTTCCGTGTCCGGCTTGATGGCGTCCGCCGGACATTCCGGCTCGCACACGCCGCAATCGATGCATTCGTCGGGGTGAATGACCAGCATGTTCTCGCCCTCGTAGAAGCAATCTACCGGGCAGACCTCGACGCAGTCGGTGTACTTGCACTTGATGCAGTTTTCAGTGACGACGTAAGTCATCCAACGCTCCGAAAAGCTCTCTCAAATTCGCGGCTTGCGTAGCGCGTAAACACCCACGCCGCAAGATCGGGAACGGCCGAACATGACTGGTTTTCGCAAGTCTTCAGCCAAGAAGTGAACAACAAGCGCAATTAATTACGCTTTGCGCTCGTTCAACTCCTCATACAGCACGCGCGCCGAATTTGCGTCGCCGCGCCGCTCGTTGAAGGCGACCACCTTCATGACCCGCACGGTTCGATCGAGCGCGATGGTCAGGACGTCGCCGATCTTGATCGCATGCCCGGGCGAGGTCTCGCGCACGCCGTTGACGCGGACATGGCCGCTTTCGACGAGTTCGGCCGCCGAGGTGCGCGCCTTCACCACCCGCGCATGCCACAGCCATTTGTCGATCCGCTGACGCTCGGTCGTGGGCTACTCCTTGCGGCCGGCGAGCTGCTCTTTCAGCGCGGCGAGCTTTGCGAAGGGCGAGTTCGGATCGATCGGCCGATCGCGCTCGCGCGGGGAAGCGCTGGAGGCGTAGGGGCGATGCGAGGGACCGGATTCGCGGTCGCGGCGATCGCGGCCCTTGTCGCGGTCACGACCACGGCCGCCGTCACGATCACCGAACTTGCCCTTGCCGCGATCGCGATCCTTGTCGCGGTCCTTGTTACGTTCCTGGCCCTCGAAGCGGCGGCCCTTGTCGTCACGCGGCTCGCGGCGCTCGCCGCCTTGACCCTCTTCGCGGCCCTTGCGGAAGTCCTTGCGACCGCCGCCGTGACGATGACGCTCGCCGGGCTTTGCGGCATCAGCGGCTGCGGCCTCGCCCTCGGCGGGGGCGGCCTGCGCGCCTTCCTGCGGGCGCGGCTGGTGATGATGGCGGGGCCGGTGCCGCTCATGGCGCGGCTTGCGATCCTCGTGACGGCCGCCGGGACGCCAGACCTCGACGAGCTGCGGCTCGGCGGGGGCCGCTTCCGCAGGCGCGGCGGCATCAGTTGATGCGGCAGCTTCCACGGCGGCGGCAGCGTCGGCCGGCGCAGCCTCGGTGGCGGCTTCGACGGTTGCAGCTTCGTCCGCGGGCGGCGCGATGCCGGGCGCGTCCTCGGGCGTGACCGGCGCCTCGGGCGTCGCCTCGAGCGCGGGCTCGGCATGAGGCTCTTCCTCATGCTGCTCCATGCCCGGCGCGTCCTCGACGGTAACAGGCTCGACCGCCGCCTCAACGGCAGGCGCCGCGTCATCCGCCGGCACTTCCGCAACGGCCTCGGCGGCCGTCTCGCTCGACGTTTCCGCGGTGCCTTCAGCGGGCGGAGTCTCGGTCGCGACCGTCTCTGCCACGACGGGCTTCGGCGGCAGCGGCGCGCGCTTCTCCATGCGATAGCCGAGCGCGCGCAGCACCGACGCAAAGTCTTCACCGGCCGAGCCCGTGAGCGAGGTCATCGCCTGCGTCACGATAAAGCCGCGGCCGTCGAAGGCGCCGGCCGGCTTCTCGCCGGGCGAGGCCTCGCGCCAGGCGAGCGCGGGACGGATCAGATCGGCCAGACGCTCCAGGATGTCGACGCGCACGGCGCGCTCGCCGCACTGCTTGTAGCCGAGCACGCGATAGGCATCGCGGGGCAGCTGCTTGTCGGCCGGGAACGAGGTGCGGCCCGAGCTCGCCAGATGCTGCGCGCCCGACAGCGCCGAGAGATCGACATTGTCATGCTTGAGCGCCCAGAGCAGCGCGGCCAGCGCGCGCCCGGCGGGCTTCAGCAGCTGCGGGAAATAAAGATGATAGGCGCCGAAGCGCACGCCGTATTTGCGCAAGGTCGCGCGCGAGGGCTGGTCGAGATCCTTCAGCTCATTGGCGATCTTCGGCCGCTCCAGAACACCGAGCGCCTCGACGAGCTGATAGGCGATGCCGCGGGCAATGCCGGTGACGTCCTCGGCTTTCGACAGCTCGAACATCGGCCCGAGCAGCTTTTCGATATGCGTCTTGAGCCAGAGCTCGAGCCGCGCCTGCACCTTTTCACGCGGGGCCCCGGTGAGGCGCTCGTCGGAGATGATGCGCAATCGCGGATGCAGCGCCTCCTCTGCGGCAACGAGGCGCGCCACGGCATCGCCGGTCCAGCGGATGGTGCCTTCCGAGGTCAGCACGAACTGCTCGTCGGGTGCGGCGGACAGCTTCTCGGCGCGCGCATTGATCTCGCCGGCGAGCACTGCCTGCGCCGCAGCCTGCAAGGCTTTCGCATCAGATCCTGCTTCCGCAGCATCCGGTGCAAAGGTGAACCCATCAAGACGGCCGATGACGTGGCCTTCGACGATGACTTCGCCGGTCTTGCCGATTTCAGTATTCAAGCTCGTGTTCTCCCGCAGGCGGCGCATCAATACACTGGTACGACGGTCAACGAAACGCTCTGTTAGCCGTTCATGGAGCGCATCTGACAATTTATTTTCGACCTCCCGCGTGACCCCCTGCCAGCGTTCGGGGTCTTTCAGCCAGTCCGGGCGGTTGGCGACGAAGGTCCAGGTGCGGATCTGCGCGATCCGGCCCGACAGCGTATCGATGTCGCCGTCGATACGGTCGGACTGGTCGACCTGGGCGGCGAACCAGGAATCGGGGATGCAGCCCTTGTTCATCAGGAAGCCGTAGAGCGTAGTGACGAGCTCGGCATGGGCCGCCGGCGAGAGTTTCCGGTAATCCGGGACCTGGCAGGCCTCCCACAGCCGTTCCACCGCCGCCTTGCCGTGTGCCTTGTCGCGGACCTCGCCGTCGCGGGCGGCGTGATCGAGCACGCGCATGTCCTCGGCAATCGGCGCGCGCGTCAGCGCCTCATGGCCCGGGGCCAAATTGAGCGAGACCTGGAGCGCGCCGAGCGAGGAGAAATCGAGCTTCGAGTTGCGCCACTGCAATACCTTCACCGCATCGAAGGTGTGGTTCTGCAGCGCATTGACGAGCTCGGGCTCGAACGGCGCGCAGCGGCCTGTTGTTCCGAACGTGCCGTTGCGCGTGGCGCGGCCGGCGCGGCCCGCGATCTGCGCGAACTCGGCCGGCGTCAGGCGGCGGAACTGATAGCCGTCGAACTTGCGGTCGGAAGCGAAGGCGACGTGATCGACGTCGAGATTGAGGCCCATGCCGATCGCATCGGTGGCGACGAGATAATCGACGTCGCCGTTCTGGAACATTGCGACCTGCGCATTGCGCGTGCGCGGCGACAGCGAGCCGAGCACGACGGCGGCGCCGCCATGCTGGCGGCGGATCAATTCGGCAATCGCATAGACCTCATCGGCGGAGAACGCGACGATCGCGGTGCGCCGCGGCTGCCGCGTGATCTTGCGGTCGCCGGCAAATTCAAGGCTCGAAAGCCGCGGCCGCGTGATCATGGAGGCGCCGGGCAATAGCCGCTCGATGATCGGGCGCATCGTCGCAGCACCGAGCAGGAGCGTCTCGTCGCGGCCGCGACGGTTGAGCAGCCGATCGGTGAAGACGTGGCCGCGCTCGAGATCGGAGGCGATCTGCACTTCGTCCACAGCGAGGAAGGAAACGTCGAGATCGCGCGGCATGGCCTCGACGGTCGAGACCCAGTAGCGCGGGTTCCTCGGCTTGATCTTCTCTTCGCCAGTGACGAGCGCGACGCTCTCGACACCGGCGCGATCGGCGATCTTGTTATAGACCTCGCGCGCGAGCAGCCGCAGCGGCAGCCCGATCATGCCGGACGAATGCGAGAGCATCCGCTCGATGGCGAGATGCGTCTTGCCGGTGTTGGTCGGCCCGAGCACCGCAGTGACGCCGGCGCCAGGCGCGCGCTCGGAAGCGAAGGAGGAGGGAGGAAAGGCCATTCTGGGGATTAGCTAGTCGTGATTGAGCCGTTTGTCAGTGGCGTTTCGTTCGCCCCTCATCCTGAGGAGCGCGGCACGCGCGTCTCGAAGGATGCAGGCCCGGCTGGTGCCGCCCTTGCGCCTCCGGAGCGAGCCGGGCCCCTCGCCCTTCGAGACGGCCGCTGCGCGGCCTCCTCAGGGTGAGGGGATCAAATGGCGGCGATGGGGCTCTCATATGTCAGCCATATCTCCGAACACTACGAAGCAGGTGGACCGACCTTCCCCCGCAACTGTCTCATTTTGCAACGCTTTCTCGCTCGCGCTTAAGCTTCGGAACGACTCCGGAACGAATCGCGGCCGAATCGCTGACTCCCCTTGGCTTCCGGATTCGTTCACGCAACATCTCGCGCCAGCCGTTTTCAGGCGCACTAGATGGAGTTTTGGCCGTCGGCACAAGCGGCGTTTTCGGGGCGAGTTCCTTAATGTTGGGGACGGACCGGAGTCGAATCAGAATCGACTGAGAGTCAAATGGA
This region of Bradyrhizobium sp. CCGUVB1N3 genomic DNA includes:
- a CDS encoding AraC family transcriptional regulator, yielding MWREEFGDKILRVDIEPLSDIPFHAKSTLRVLPGLNTFSSTSSPLRFRRTSDAADADGSVAVIINMTKDCVVAQRGREITLRAGDAVAVHHRSRGSVSFAQGSYFALVIPRAELASRLSNVDEPTMRLIPREQTTLRLMRSYMRPLWDELRLATSDLRSLVATHVHDLAAMMLNRDRLSSESNASAVVATRLAAVLDYIAAHFDDPELNLEAVAHSQGVSPRYLQRLLETSGSSFTAQVNELRLQRAFSLLTEPVASPRLISDIALEVGFSDISYFNRSFHSRFGESPTGIRAQARKSG
- a CDS encoding DUF1194 domain-containing protein, which codes for MRKYAWLLRVLIAGSLAGGNVASTAVGNLGLQLIDKDAPSSVDVELVIAVDVSYSMDEDELVVQREGYAQAVTSKEFLQALKAGPSKRLAVTYFEWSASDDQKIIVPWRLIDGPESADALAAEIMKTPVRRGSRTSISGAIRFAVPLFDQDRYHGLRRVIDISGDGANNEGAPVTVARNAALEKGITINGLPIMMKRTAVSMMDIDDLDSYYEDCVIGGPGSFMLVIREREKFKEAIRTKLAMEVAGLTPAYRIVSVAESEPRVSCGIGEEIWERRSRW
- a CDS encoding cytochrome c family protein, with the translated sequence MKQPQLLTRLALPKLRDARVQHMGWVGALAALSGVVYVLHSPSHGQEPARKSSDTASGQRVFNNACRTCHTMKDGDNRLGPHLYRIVGREAGSLPDYNYSSAMKGANFAWDEEKLDRFIANPDELVPGNSMKPYSGLASADDRAKIVSFLRSDASSQ
- the upp gene encoding uracil phosphoribosyltransferase; translation: MEGVTIVDHPLVQHKLTLVRDKSISTKSFRELVKEIGMLLCYEVTRDLPLSEVVVETPLARMQSAKIAGKKLVFVPVLRAGTTFVDGMMDLVPTARVAHIGLYREPHSFAAVEYFFKSPSDLGERLAIVVTPVLATANTAVAAVDRLKERGAKDIRLACLIAAPEGLERLRGLHPDVPIWTAAIDEGLDEHGYILPGLGDAGDRAYGTR
- a CDS encoding URC4/urg3 family protein; translation: MAAATEREARSLLSAEAVRARAAQMLDIGLDDGLTHFTVHLDRMDAVVDAVLAVTRRSYPALDIPFHARWRHFVLGGVDRWSRLADTVSWPDRAARARAEFDLAIVSVLLDAGAGAAWRYRDAMTGQDIGRSEGLALASLDMFAAGAFSGDPRSPFRVDADVIAQLPLARLQSGFQVTDNNPLLGLEGRTDLLRRLGQLVASRPQVFGTHDRPRPGGLFDHLAARAVSGAIPAPVILAEVLSQLGPIWPSRLELAGIALGDCWRHPAIKADDTTTGLVPLHKLSQWLSYSLIEPLQRAGFDVTDIDGLTGLAEYRNGGLFVDHEVLRLRDAADAEHSHAVDSLLVVEWRALTVALLDRLAGQVRAKLGRTPGSLPLASILEGGTWAAGRAIAFARRPDGAPPLKVISDGTVF
- a CDS encoding GTP cyclohydrolase II; the protein is MSRSNRTEHIRLTSHPEPGGKAAFPIQWGAADARARGPIVGTVSRSRAQDRNVIGSHGGSYAVYRALAVSAGALDPIRRPDLTNTFPAATIGPFPQWSDPAKIVALDPWGHLVAENFRKEIAEGADIRPSIAVTRARLDLPEIREALAAKRLKPDGEVVHANGSVSVVKIAIDPVWYLPGVAVRFGTSETELRRTLFEQTAGMFPELVTRPDMKVFLPPIGGTTVYLFGDVTKLPDHRTRITCRVHDECNGSDVFGSDICTCRPYLIHGIEECARGAQEGGLGLVVYNRKEGRALGEVTKFLVYNARKRQEDGDAAAAYFERTECVAGVQDARFQQLMPDTIHWLGLKRIDRFLSMSDMKYDALTGQGIDIIERVPIPLELIPADAHVEIAAKKAAGYYAEEIPTAKDLTDTVGRSLEKY
- a CDS encoding CarD family transcriptional regulator, which produces MSNKTAKPAAKATVSKPAAAKAAVKPAVKAPVAAAPKAPVAAKAPPVKAPVAAAKPAVKPAAAAPKVEEKKVVTQRQGFKANEFVVYPAHGVGQILAIEEQEIAGAKLELFVINFIKDKMTLRVPTAKVANVGMRKLSEPALVKRALETLKGRARVKRTMWSRRAQEYEAKINSGDIVAIAEVVRDLYRSESQPEQSYSERQLYEAALDRLSREIAVVQHSTETEAVKEIEAQLAKSPRRTNAKAEAAEGEADADTEGDIDDTDGDDTAVADEAA
- the fdxA gene encoding ferredoxin FdxA — its product is MTYVVTENCIKCKYTDCVEVCPVDCFYEGENMLVIHPDECIDCGVCEPECPADAIKPDTEPGLEKWLEVNAEFAKSWPNITQKKDSPEDAKEFDGKEGKFEKYFSQKPGSGD
- a CDS encoding RNA-binding S4 domain-containing protein — protein: MDKWLWHARVVKARTSAAELVESGHVRVNGVRETSPGHAIKIGDVLTIALDRTVRVMKVVAFNERRGDANSARVLYEELNERKA